The Theobroma cacao cultivar B97-61/B2 chromosome 1, Criollo_cocoa_genome_V2, whole genome shotgun sequence genome contains the following window.
NNNNNNNNNNNNNNNNNNNNNNNNNNNNtatatatatatatatatatatatatatatatatatataattgcaAATATGTATTGTTACCTATTATTtcatttgttcaatttaatgacATATAATCTATTGCCTGTGTCGGAAAACAATTAAGAAGAAGAAAtcttgagagaaaaaaaatgacaattcCTACCGATTGTTCCTTTATCTAagatcaaaataatttatctcGATAACTATTTACTATATCGGATTATAAAGCTAATTTGAATAGATAagtaaatgaatttaaaattgcTATTCTTTACTCAGTTTTTGTCAACTACTGACATCAAATTacttctatatatatatatatatatataatgctCTCAAAATGTGATATATAACGATTTTCATATAgtttttccttcatttcttttgtaaATGACCTACGGGGCATTTTGCTCCACAACATTATATATCTATTTGGTCAAGTTTCTaacaattgaataaaaaatatattaactaTCCTGAACGTAACACAAGGGCATCACTTTAGTTTATCTGAAAGCAATCGCCTTAAACCATATATTATTGAATATCTCCCCATTTCTAAAATAAGTTGCCTCCCCTTATCCCCATTTTCATGAGAATGGCACATTTGACACTGTATATGACCAGTAATGGATTTAAGATTTTGTATGAGAGGTGGTTAAACAGCAATTATATAAGGTCATGGATCTAGTTAATGgtttgatttgaaataaaaaattaatcacttttaaaataaaatagaattataatataaaattttgtttacaatttgaatataagttttaaaattcatcattataaatagacataaaacaaaataaacaattaatattagatttttaCATTAGGCATCATAAGTTGTGTTCAGCATactttcatattttcaaattcataaataactaaatccGTGTTAATGGTTTTAGTAATTACTTTGTacgtatttaatttaaaaaagtaCGATAagattattgaaaattttcaaatattttaattacattCTTGTTCAATTTTTCACGTTAACATATGACATATTGCATAAGTGCTCAAATCGAAtcaacaaattataaaaaaatttaaagtaaaaattatacTCTTTAGGCAATTAAACAAAGCATCTTTTACTATGTAAGATCATAACAAATTATATacaataatacaaaatattttagtaatgTTAcggtaaaaaaaataaagggtttttagaaaaaatacaTATCATATAAATGCTCAAATAGAATCACTGAATTgtgagaaaaatcaaaataaaaatttatactttttaGACAATTATACTCTTTAGGTAATTAAGCAATGCATCTtttactttataaaaaaaaactttgaaatttgagtttactctaaaaaaaataggtttactgtataaagaaaaaataataattttaaatttaagcaGTTACTATAATGCATCTTTTACTTATAGGGTTTActctataagaaaaaaataattttaaaatttgaacttaaACTCTAACTCAAATCTTCAGAATTTGACTTAAATGACTTACCATTATACCAAACCAAACCATTTGATTTGAATAAGAATAATAaacttatatatttataattttatactcataaaaataaaaaaataaaaaatcgaAAGTGTATATGGTTGCAATTACTTCTTCTGTGTTAAAGTTTATTATGTAATAATTATGACTTTTAATTCTCTGCAGTGCAAGGATTTCAACTCTAAATTTCTGTAAGTAAACGACATCCACAAGGACAtatatcttaattaattttttcaaaaaaattttaaattgttgtgGAAATTGCccaagaatcaacaaagataaaatccagagaaaataagaaaacaaaaaaccacaaaaatttacgtggttcggtcTCTTGCCTACGTCCACGAAGTGAaactattcttttattattgagaatttaaagtacaataaattgaCTTTTATGGTTTCCCAAAACAACCCAAGATCCCTTGCACACTCTTCCTCAATAACCTCCCAAGAACATTCACTCAAACCACTTTTGCTCCACCTAGAACAAAAGATAAAGTTACAAGATGTTCCCTCTTTTGAGCTCTCAAAGCACTACTTGCAATTCTAAAGCCTAGAAATTCATttttatagtataaaagtCTAAAGTAGAATGTGATTAGGATTCAATGTggaataagaagtttaaaaccaTACAACTACTTAATATtgtatacaaacaaaaatcctaatcaaataagatctagaattctagtcaacctaaaactcaacaaaTCTCCACCTTTAACTTGAATTCAAACTCCTTAAACCTCTTCCACTAGTTGCACCTAATTACAACTTCTTAACTCTACCTACTTTTCAACACCTTGAACAACTCTCCAAGCATAAGATTTTCTAAATCATTGGCCTTTATAATTACCATGACTGCACATACCGAATCAAGCATGGTCCAACACTTGATTCCACAAAACGGCCAATGCACCTGTGTAGCTGTCAAGTCAATGGCACTAATTGATTTCGAAAAGGGACCTCGACGACCTTCCAATTCACTACTGGCAAGATTTTTTGTCCTTTCACCATCGTCTACACCATGGGAACCTTTCATCACCTCATCGGCAAATGAAATCTCACTTTGGTAGCTACCATCCCCTGTGCACTGTTCCCATCCTTTCGAGGCCTCACATTCTAGATGATACAAGCCATTATGCAAATTCTCCCTCATCAAGACCATGTCGCCTTGTGTGACTTTTACTACTCCATCACAAGTAGAATATCCATACCCTTTGGAGTCTAACAGGCTCAATGATATTAGATTCTTACGCATCTTTAGGACATAGGCCACACCACCCAAAGAGCGCACAACCccatcaaacattttgattttcacCACTCCAAGACCCATGACCTTCATTATTGACTTATTACCCAAAGTCAAATTCTCAGCCACCCCTTCTTGaagtaaatcaaaacaatcCTTTTGATAACATATGTGAGTAGCAGAAGCATAATCTAAATAGTAATCAGAATTTGCATccatattttttgaaattgtaAAGACATCACAATCATCACCTTCAGCAACGAAAGCACACTCACCTTTGTTCTCGTTACTTTCATCCCTTTTTGTAGGACAATCCCTTTTAATATGCCCATACCCTTTGCATTTAAAGCATTGAACATTGTTGGATCTAGACTTGTCACCTTTAGATCCCTTACTAGTTGATTTCCTCCTATTAGCCTCAATTACTAATGCTAAGCCATTTAGATCTCTATCCccttctttacttttctttcgGGCTTCACGAGACATTAAAGTTGCTTGTGCTTGTTCTAACGTTATTGTATCCATCCCACATATAAGAGATTCCACAAATACCTCATAGGAGTCTGGAAGCGAAGCCAGGAACAATTGTGCCTTTTCCTCTTCCTCTACCTTGACATCAACCTTCTTCAACTGATCAATGATTCTATCGAATtcattcatatgcttcatGAGGTCTCCATTCTCCTCCATCTTTAAGCGATACAACTTTCGCCTAACCTGTAACTTGTTAGAAAGACTTTTCGTCaagtaaattttttctaaCTTTACCCATAATCTTAGAGCAAAATCCTCATCAATAACATGATTAAACACATTATCTCCAATGCAAAGCCGAATAGTGCTCACACACCTTTGCTCCAACTCTGCCCATTCAACATTCTTCATGTCATCTGGTTGCCTTTCCTCCTTTTCTAGCAAGGGGCATATTAAACCTTGCTGCACAAGGAGATCTTTCATCCTTCTCTGTCACTGCGTGAAACTAGTCTTCCCATCAAACTTCTCAATTGAAAAATTCGTAGAACTAGTAACTTTCGACATCCTTATTGAATCTTAAATTTACCGAACCCGAAACTCTGATACTAGTTTGTTGTGAAAATTGCCCAAGAATcaataaagataaaatctaaagaaaataagtaaacagaaaaacacaaaaatttacGTAGTTCGGCTTCTTACCTACGTCCACGGAGTGAAATTATTCTTCTattattgagaatttaaaatacaataaattGACCTTTATGGTTCCCCAAAACAACCCAAGATCCCTTGCACACTCTTCCTCAATAACCTCTCAAGAATATTCACTCAAACCACTCTAACTCCACCTAGAGCAAAAGATAGAGTTACAAGATGTTTCCTCTCTTAAGCTCTCAAAGCACTACTTGCAATTTTAAAGTCTAGAAATTCacttttatagtataaaagtTCAAAGTAGAATGTAATTAGGATTCGATGTGgaataagaaatttaaaatcatacaACTACTTAATATtgtatacaaataaaaatcttaatcaaataagatctagaattctagtcaacTTAAAACTCAATATAAATTGATTATGAGCATGCTTCTTTCTTCATCACATATGGTTCGAAGTCAAAACTatagaatttaaaattatgaaaagtatatatacatggaagtgtttttgtttttatttgcctttttttaaaaaaaaacgaattaataactatatatatatatatatatactttgatGTCTCTGAAACCAAGTGAAACCGCTGACGAAGTAAGGCTGGTAGGGTCaaatcatcataaatatcACAGGTTCCTGGGGCTTGCAAGGAAATATCCCTGGAAACTCATAGCCCCGGATGCCTTTATAAATACCAGTCAGTTTTATCAATCTCGGCCAAGAGCTTCTGCTAACTCCAAAACAAAACAAGCGGGCAGTTAGTTCCTCTCTAGCTTCTTCCTCGCTATCTCTTTCCCTCGCCATCACCATCGATTTTGCTActctctgtttctttttttaaaaaagaggTCCATCTTAAGGGATAAACAACACCATGAAGGTGTGGAATGAATCATGAATTATACCATCAAAGTATTTTCTTTGATTGAATTTTATGCTAAATTGAATTTGCTTTTCTTATTTGCAGCAAAAGATGGTAGTCAAGGTAACTCTGAATGGCCACAAGTCTCGCTCCAAGGCCTTGAAAATTGCGGTTGGTCTCGCAGGTACAACTGAAAACCTGAAAACAACTTTGCTTTCATTCATTCTGATGACAGAATTCAAAAatgttgaaagaaaaaatttaggctgattgtttttgtatttttttgaaGGGGTGGAGTCTGCTTCTTTGAAAGGCGATGACAAGAGCCAAATAGAAATAACAGGAGAAGGGGTGGATCCAGTTCAGCTAACGAGTCTGCTAAGAAAGAGTGTAGGGCATGCAGAGCTGGTGAGCGTGAGTGCCGTTGATGGTGCAAAGAAAGCGGAGCCTGAGAAAGAAGACTCAAAGCCACTGCCGCCGTATGTCTGGCCATATAATCCACCTTATTATGTGTATCAGGTGCCAGATGGATATGCCCAGTACAATGATTCCTCTTGCTCCATCATGTAAGAGACAGAGCTTTACAAAGAGAAAGTAGATGCATGGACTTAAGATCATGTCAAAGAGCTCTAATCTCCATGTTCCACATCCTGAGGGGTGTGTAAAATTAGTTAAACAGGCAATGGTATCCATGTGAGGGTGACTTGTTGCCCTTCttgcttcctttctttcttctttttttttttctcctctgTTTGTATTTGATCATATAGGGTGGTAAGCAAACAGAGGGTTGGAGGAGGGTGATGACATTTATGATATAGTCAAAAGTCTGATAAAAGTTCTGCTGAAGTCTCCTATATGTTGTACAATTAAAATGGTTGATTATTTACATGAGTGAATGTTATTGTTCTCGTCTCTGTTTTATTCTCTGTTTTCTCCATTCACTTAAACCAAAATTTGACTCATATATGATAATAGCCAGGGGAATCGGTAAAGGACCCAAGATATAATAAGACGAAAGCATTTGTCACTCCAAGTCTTTCAATCACGCAAATTATACAGCCGGAAAAAATATCCACCACTAGCCAGTGCCTGCCacatataattttgatattccAAACttgaaaactgaaaaaaagaTGTTTAAACAATCtagttatattatttattactaaTATAGATTTCGTAGTTCATAACATGTGGCCAGAAAGTATTGTATTGGTTTAACTATATATGGCAAGATGTTTACTGATCTTTTTATATTACTCAAAactattgttttttttctataaGCCAAATGGTTTTAAACAATGATTAAGCGTAATCCATTAATTactcttatatatataaatattaaatatatatcacGCAAATGATTTTTGATTTGCTGCAGCGACGGATCTACATGTAGTATAGTGGTTTCAgtgtcaaaaatttttatttgttatactatttatattataagtttatataattaataatgttaatgaactcattaatttttttacaattttgtaAAGAGTAGGGTCAAAGactaaatttattaaaacGTAATTTATAtactaatatttaaatactacatgaaaaattaaaaaaattttcttttataatttaaatattaatattttttttaattatgaaactactcaaaaatttctaaatccgtatggttcaaattttaaaataggtGCAGAAACAATTGATAAGAGCAAACTAAGGTCGACATCAAATGTCAAACTTATATTAGTGCATTTGATTCGAAGATTAGTTATAAGTCACTgttttttatacttaattgaACTACTGCCGATGCTGTTATTCCCATTTTAGATTTTGTCGCTCCATTCATTTCAACAAATAACTGTTGCTTCGGAAAAAAGTCCactattgtttaaaaaaaaaaggaggaaggattaaaagaaataacttAAGCAACggtataaattatttattaaaaaaaagtaattatttGGACTATTATCTTATATATTAgtattgttaaaatttttaaatttttacaaatgACTTCGTAATTCATTGACATGTATTCATTCAAGTAACTAATTcagttttatgatttttttatttgtgatTTATTGAACATATATCAATTATTTAAATCCATTgtatacataaaaataatatttttaagctATACACGGTGTTAAATAGTGTGCAAGTTTTCGGATAGTGTCAGAGTAAACATAATGTTGATCCTCTGAAAAATGAACAACTTAATGTGTATACAATTTTCAAGTTCTAGTATTTATATTAAACAGAAATAATTTCAGTCAAAGGGTATGAGCTTAATGTGTGGGATTTTGTACGTTATACCAAATTTGTGTTGAGATTGCTCACACTATTGGGCAGATGTCCAATGGTTGGTAGATAAGTAATAAGGCTGAAATCACTTTCATTGAGCCTTTTTTTCGTCGGTTCAAACACCAATTTTTTGCTAAATGCAACTTGTTTCCTCAGGTTGGTCCGAAGGTTCGACCTATTTACTCTCCATTCATTAATTTATATGTTGTGGCTCTAGTCTGTTTCCGTACGGATGGTTTGTTTAAGAGGCTGCCTCTAATTTTCCGTACCAATTTCAGATAACTTATAGTTTAATTCTTTATAGagtttaatcattttaaatataaaacacTAAGTTAGGAAATCATCAACTCCTCTTATTAGCTGATGCCTACCTCAAGCATTCTACCAAGTCGGCCTCCTCGAATTTATTTCTATGGGCTTGGTCAAAACAAGCAAGCTTTGACTTGTACTGCTTTTTGTAATTGTGAGACTTCTTTCTACCATTTtctaagtatatatattattttaattttcatttgttttgcccatataattttgattaataaatacatggaaaaaagaatttaaagctTTATTCTCGaatttccaaaaaaatttGTGTTGAGATTGCTCAGGCTATCATACCAGTCTTGTTTGTCATTGTTATTTTAGTGTtttctttatcattttaaatatttcaaaagaaattataaattttttatgtaaacgatttaaaaattattacaaagcaataagaaatacaaaaataaaatataacaagtgttcacaaaagaaaaatgaacatAGTTTAAGATTAACTCCCCCtcaaaaaataagtaaagtagatattcaattcaatttgaaaaGTATATTAATTAACACAATTAATTCATTCACCGTTGGTTATAGGTCAAATTATATAACTAGTTCCTCTATTTgtatacttttcaaaattaataatttcaatCTAATCATTaataatgttaaaaatttcCCGTTGACatgttatttaattatattaaagtgACATATTCTTATCAAtatatcattaaatttgatgACGTGATCAATAAATAGAcatttcattttgaatttaattaataataacaatagtaatatttgagaaaaatggaataagATTCAATGATAAGGGAAAgatttgagaaaaaagaaaatgacatttctctacatatttttaaaagtttttcatCTTTGAATTCTTAATCATTATAACAAACTAGCATTCATTTTGTGTCA
Protein-coding sequences here:
- the LOC18612529 gene encoding uncharacterized protein LOC18612529 — protein: MKQKMVVKVTLNGHKSRSKALKIAVGLAGVESASLKGDDKSQIEITGEGVDPVQLTSLLRKSVGHAELVSVSAVDGAKKAEPEKEDSKPLPPYVWPYNPPYYVYQVPDGYAQYNDSSCSIM